A part of Ziziphus jujuba cultivar Dongzao chromosome 8, ASM3175591v1 genomic DNA contains:
- the LOC107414965 gene encoding uncharacterized protein LOC107414965 isoform X9, producing MEATAAARGGSMPMTPPPSRKEWRAVSDHHSVRNVGEEELERSKLGSSDERTIYEGREPLDVDFCSITIDGSLDNDLLQQRLHGVARQREELQQIETDLRAQMIARSEIMEIQNSFDARIKEHANAAAKLQEQLHERDQTIHELERKLEDKERELHAIKLDNEAAWAKEGLLREQNKELASFRRERDHSEAERAQHIQQIHDLQEHIQEKERQLIELQEQQRVAQETILYKDERLREAQSWIARVQEMDALQSTTIQAELRERTEQYNQLWLGCQRQFAEMERLHMHTIQQLQLELADARERSGTFTDESRISQENSKDVSQFSQTNGSQLDMNGGGTSGGSTGALPNGNSDNISSFVSAGNASTQIEHVAGVPIAPSSILGMPSYLPPGQLTALHPFVMHQQGVPQSMPQHVPQSHVGHFHSIPAMSSLQQWQNQQAVSDGVQISSQTELAQSQADQNLMRSDENYNYEMSVNGQTLPTDYLDVQISQGTEADSAISSSTGEAQVLESIDRGYLVAPQTDKDMQKISSQFHSSLILESLQQNSETKVQEQNVPSPVDGGLEDQALIAEPTSAPNTSPCDASIHAVNLDKSSVNNATGAVLPEAFVSTGQINTLTVGRTSEIALLDERSLLTCIVRTIPAGGRIRISSTLPNRLAKMLAPLHWHDYKRKYGKLDDFVAGHPELFVIEGEYIHLREGAQEMIAATAAVAKVAAAAAASSPYSSSLPSVAVTPMAQNHRVRKQNQQPNGVGFGVSGGLANVKILSKSKDSQELNGLESRPSLLTVGNGSSMSSIQSAGSGNGRSTLNYGSKQQQGRLNNAGYASRR from the exons ATGGAGGCCACCGCTGCCGCACGTGGTGGTTCGATGCCGATGACGCCACCACCATCGCGGAAAGAGTGGCGAGCTGTCTCGGACCATCATTCGGTTCGGAATGTCGGGGAGGAG GAGTTGGAACGGTCGAAATTAGGTTCATCAGACGAGAGGACCATATATGAG GGAAGAGAGCCACTTGATGTGGACTTCTGTTCAATCACGATTGATGGGAGCTTAGACAACGACCTTTTGCAGCAGAGACTTCATGGTGTTGCAAGGCAAAGAGAGGAACTGCAACAGATAGAGACTGATCTTCGAGCTCAAATGATTGCAAGATCTGAAATaatggaaatacaaaatagCTTTGATGCTCGAATCAAGGAGCATGCTAATGCTGCAGCTAAGCTTCAG GAGCAACTCCATGAAAGGGATCAGACCATACATGAGCTGGAAAGGAAATTGgaagataaagaaagagaactgCATGCTATCAAATTAGATAATGAAGCG GCTTGGGCCAAAGAGGGTCTTCTTAGAGAGCAGAACAAAGAACTAGCAAGCTTCAG AAGAGAGCGTGATCATTCTGAAGCTGAAAGAGCCCAACATATACAACAAATACATGATCTTCAAGAACATATCCAAGAGAAAGAGAGGCAACTTATTGAGTTGCAGGAACAG CAAAGGGTTGCTCAAGAAACCATTCTTTACAAGGATGAACGATTGAGGGAGGCCCAATCATGGATTGCTCGTGTTCAAGAAATGGATGCCCTTCAGTCAACTACGATACAAGCTGAATTGAGAGAACGGACAGAACAGTATAACCAGCTTTGGCTTGGTTGTCAGAGACAG TTTGCAGAAATGGAGAGACTTCATATGCATACAATACAACAGCTACAGCTTGAGCTGGCTGACGCTAGAGAAAGGAGTGGAACTTTCACTGATGAGTCACGTATATCCCAAGAAAATTCAAAAGATGTATCTCAATTTAGTCAAACCAATGGAAGCCAATTAGATATGAATGGAGGTGGCACGTCAGGTGGAAGTACTGGGGCCCTTCCAAATGGGAATTCAGACAATATTTCATCATTTGTATCAGCTGGCAATGCATCAACCCAG aTTGAGCATGTGGCCGGTGTTCCAATTGCTCCGTCGTCTATTCTTGGGATGCCTTCCTACCTACCACCTGGACAGTTGACTGCTTTGCATCCATTTGTCATGCATCAACAAGGGGTTCCTCAGTCCATGCCTCAACATGTTCCTCAATCTCATGTAGGGCACTTTCATTCTATACCTGCAATGTCATCTCTCCAACAGTGGCAGAACCAACAG GCTGTGTCAGATGGTGTACAAATATCGTCTCAAACTGAACTTGCACAATCCCAAGCTGATCAAAATCTAATGAGATCAGATGAAAATTACAACTATGAAATGTCTGTTAATGGACAAACTCTTCCTACAGACTATTTGGATGTTCAAATCAGCCAAGGAACGGAGGCTGATTCTGCAATCTCATCATCTACAGGGGAAGCACAG GTTCTTGAGTCAATTGATAGAGGTTACCTGGTTGCTCCCCAAACAGATAAGGATATGCAAAAAATTTCTTCCCAATTTCATAGTTCTTTAATATTGGAGTCACTTCAACAGAATAGTGAAACTAAG GTACAGGAGCAAAATGTTCCATCTCCGGTGGATGGTGGCTTAGAGGACCAAGCATTAATAGCAGAACCTACTTCTGCTCCCAATACATCACCATGTGATGCTTCAATCCATGCAGTGAATCTTGACAAATCCTCAGTTAACAATGCGACTGGTGCAGTTTTGCCCGAAGCATTTGTCTCAACTGGGCAGATAAACACATTGACTGTGGGAAGGACTTCAGAGATTGCTCTTCTAGATGAAAGATCATTGTTAACTTGCATAGTTCGTACAATTCCAGCTGGTGGTAGAATTCGGATTAGCTCAACA CTACCAAACAGACTTGCCAAGATGCTTGCACCTCTACACTGGCATGATTATAAGAGAAAGTATGGAAAGCTTGATGATTTTGTGGCTGGCCACCCTGAA TTATTTGTGATTGAGGGCGAGTATATCCATCTTAGGGAAGGAGCACAAGAAATGATAGCGGCTACTGCAGCTGTTGCGAAAGTTGCTGCAGCAGCTGCAGCATCATCTCCTTACTCCTCTTCTTTGCCATCAGTTGCTGTTACTCCAATGGCACAGAATCACAGAGTGAGAAAG CAGAATCAGCAACCAAATGGTGTCGGTTTTGGTGTTTCTGGAGGTCTAGCAAATGTAAAGATTTTGAGCAAATCAAAGGATTCCCAGGAACTGAATGGCCTTGAATCCAGGCCTAGCCTTCTGACAGTAGGGAACGGATCAAGTATGAGCAGCATCCAGAGTGCAGGATCCGGTAATGGCAGATCTACCTTGAACTATGGCTCCAAGCAGCAGCAGGGAAG ATTGAACAATGCTGGATATGCTTCCAGAAGATGA